In a genomic window of Alphaproteobacteria bacterium:
- a CDS encoding slipin family protein, translated as MTFLAPVLVVIIILLIASIRIVQEYERGVIYTLGRFTSTRGPGVQIIVPGFQRVLLVDMRIRTEDIPSQDIISRDNVSVKVNAVVYFRVVDPGYAINKVEDFQIATSQLAQTTLRSVLGKHDLDDMLGKRDQLNKDIQEILDHQTEGWGIKITNVEIKNVDIDPTMIRAIAKQAEAERERRAKIINAEGELQAAKQLDEAATILAQRPETMQLRYLGTMSEFTNAKGNTIVLPIPLDMLGSLKSIANAVKPKT; from the coding sequence ATGACCTTTCTAGCCCCCGTCCTGGTGGTGATCATCATTCTGCTGATCGCCTCCATCCGCATCGTTCAGGAATATGAGCGCGGCGTGATCTATACGCTCGGCCGCTTCACCAGCACCCGCGGCCCCGGTGTGCAGATCATCGTCCCCGGCTTCCAACGTGTCCTTCTGGTCGATATGCGGATCAGAACCGAAGACATCCCCTCGCAGGACATCATCTCCCGCGACAACGTCTCGGTAAAGGTCAACGCCGTGGTATACTTCCGTGTGGTCGATCCCGGGTACGCCATCAACAAGGTCGAGGATTTCCAGATCGCCACCAGCCAGCTCGCGCAGACCACCCTGCGCTCGGTCCTCGGCAAACATGACCTCGATGATATGCTCGGCAAGCGCGACCAGTTGAACAAGGACATTCAGGAAATTCTCGATCATCAGACGGAGGGCTGGGGAATCAAGATCACGAACGTCGAAATCAAGAACGTCGATATCGACCCCACCATGATCCGCGCCATCGCCAAACAGGCCGAGGCCGAACGGGAACGCCGCGCCAAGATCATCAACGCCGAAGGGGAACTGCAAGCCGCCAAACAACTCGACGAGGCCGCGACCATCCTCGCCCAGCGCCCCGAAACCATGCAACTCCGCTACCTCGGGACCATGAGCGAATTCACGAACGCCAAGGGCAACACGATTGTTCTTCCCATTCCGCTCGATATGCTCGGCAGCCTGAAATCGATAGCCAATGCGGTAAAGCCAAAAACCTGA
- a CDS encoding prepilin-type N-terminal cleavage/methylation domain-containing protein produces the protein MKTYMHESVQSEKGFTLVELAVVMIIIGLLIGGILKGQEMISNAQVTATVAQMKGIEAAASTFRDQYDAFPGDMANASTRLVNCAANPCNNGDGDARIDVNVGAAPTLADEGAFFFNHMRVTDLVTGFDGAATLQFGAAIPTAEIGGGYMVGHSSTGVTNFTATEMRPGHYIVLTGQLADAANGTGILTASQAARIDRKMDDGRSNSGAVVSETTANCRDTNNYNEDDQDQLCNLAVRIQG, from the coding sequence ATGAAAACTTACATGCACGAATCCGTCCAGAGCGAAAAGGGCTTTACGCTCGTCGAACTGGCGGTTGTTATGATTATTATTGGACTGCTGATCGGGGGAATCCTGAAAGGGCAGGAAATGATCTCTAACGCCCAGGTGACTGCTACCGTTGCCCAGATGAAGGGGATCGAGGCTGCCGCTTCCACGTTCCGGGACCAGTATGATGCTTTCCCCGGCGATATGGCGAACGCTTCGACCCGCTTGGTTAACTGTGCGGCCAACCCTTGTAACAACGGCGACGGGGATGCCCGTATCGATGTGAACGTTGGCGCCGCTCCTACTTTGGCCGACGAGGGTGCTTTTTTCTTTAACCATATGCGTGTGACTGACTTGGTCACCGGCTTTGACGGCGCTGCCACGCTTCAATTCGGAGCCGCTATTCCAACTGCCGAGATCGGTGGTGGCTACATGGTCGGCCACTCCAGCACAGGGGTAACGAACTTTACGGCGACTGAAATGCGTCCGGGACACTATATCGTTTTGACCGGTCAGCTTGCTGACGCTGCTAACGGTACGGGCATCCTGACTGCATCGCAAGCCGCACGGATTGACCGCAAGATGGACGATGGTCGTTCTAACTCCGGTGCAGTTGTTTCCGAAACCACGGCGAACTGCCGCGATACGAACAACTACAACGAAGACGACCAGGACCAGCTTTGCAACCTTGCTGTCCGGATCCAGGGTTAA
- a CDS encoding helix-turn-helix domain-containing protein gives MPLLYFLVLGVGFFLDFGASYIGEITPYYDLIRWCAWFLGPPLSVLVIIQVAQTTQMPSLADYAVLLFVPAAMFFSLFMASQAKDCEVFLECFVLWDWLDVTGLVAGAASLLMVWLHRDIFSELQKQKAGKERYWVILSIIFMNIFLLAALSLNIAGEGLARETTVVRTLIGLSFIYLVTTSLFRIYPQALLVSSTKKKEESLTSEDQMLADKIAKLLELEKIYHEATYSRSDLAQELGVSEATVTRIIGQFFNKSFPQLLNERRIDDAKRLLLETEANIKTVAEEVGFNSLPSFNRVFKELAGISPSEYRKNMIK, from the coding sequence TTGCCCCTGCTGTATTTTTTGGTTCTTGGGGTTGGTTTTTTTCTGGATTTCGGTGCGTCATACATTGGAGAAATTACGCCTTATTATGATCTTATCCGCTGGTGTGCGTGGTTCCTGGGGCCGCCCCTGAGTGTGCTGGTCATCATTCAGGTGGCGCAGACGACCCAAATGCCTTCTCTTGCGGACTACGCTGTTCTGCTTTTTGTCCCGGCAGCGATGTTTTTTTCATTGTTTATGGCCAGTCAAGCCAAAGACTGCGAGGTTTTTCTTGAGTGCTTCGTGCTATGGGACTGGCTGGATGTTACAGGGCTTGTAGCCGGTGCGGCCAGTTTGCTTATGGTCTGGCTGCACCGGGATATTTTTTCTGAACTTCAGAAGCAAAAGGCCGGAAAGGAGCGTTATTGGGTTATTTTATCGATCATTTTTATGAATATTTTCCTTCTTGCCGCCTTAAGCCTGAATATCGCCGGAGAGGGTTTAGCCAGAGAAACCACAGTTGTGCGTACCCTGATTGGGCTTTCATTCATTTATCTCGTAACAACCAGCCTTTTCCGTATTTATCCTCAGGCGCTTCTTGTCAGTTCTACAAAGAAAAAAGAAGAAAGCCTTACCTCTGAAGATCAGATGCTTGCTGATAAAATAGCCAAATTGTTGGAGTTAGAGAAAATTTACCACGAGGCCACTTACTCCCGGTCCGATTTGGCGCAGGAACTTGGGGTTTCGGAGGCCACAGTCACGCGAATTATCGGGCAATTTTTCAATAAATCCTTTCCTCAGCTTTTGAACGAGCGTCGGATCGATGATGCCAAGCGATTATTGCTTGAAACTGAGGCAAACATCAAAACTGTCGCCGAGGAGGTCGGGTTTAACTCATTGCCCTCTTTTAACAGGGTTTTCAAGGAGTTGGCGGGGATCAGCCCTAGCGAGTACCGAAAAAACATGATTAAGTGA
- a CDS encoding type II and III secretion system family protein, whose protein sequence is MGRTGVRSLVLCFGAALFLSSCDLAANYQKPDRGANMEIQDFRDGLSERLPDVDDEKTAQGSGGIPALQPYMSTQASGIKPMPLVSVAVNQSVPVRDILFELAEQAEYDIELDPNIKGSIIFTARNRPFDEVVGKISDIAGLRYKFRDDSLRVELDTPYNKTYKMDYLSYMRKNSSSVSTNVSVVSGEGADTGSVFTASSESLADFWAELELNMTQMLGGGTTGGLKTKADPRITAVEQNPEVQAVAPAPKEGEKGEVQVQPPQAVLKVESLPVDDGAQGGGKDDEDGPVSTFTLNKQAGIINVFATEKQHKEVAEYLTILRRAVSSQVLIEAKIFEVNLSDEYITGIDWGVLGLSSGEGSLAFMNQAGRTSINTLLSSGSGFFTPATGSAIGTTANVTLGYVGNDIQALLQAISGFGTVRALASPRLTVVNNQSAVLNVATNQVYFEIDIDSTTDEGVTTVEVDSEIKSVPEGVLVNVIPSIDLERGTISLALRPTVTRIVDTVDDPAVGFVAASIPGAESVVSEIPELNVQEIDTVVKVRSGQPIVMGGLLQDRAVNDQESVPVLGETPVIGSLFRKKADLVQKTELVIFLKATILEQPEDSIDDVDRDLYKAFSGDRRPFKL, encoded by the coding sequence ATGGGTCGTACTGGCGTCCGCAGTCTGGTTTTGTGTTTCGGCGCGGCGCTGTTTCTTTCGTCCTGCGATCTGGCGGCGAATTACCAGAAGCCGGACCGGGGGGCGAACATGGAGATCCAGGATTTCCGCGACGGACTCTCGGAGCGGCTTCCCGATGTCGATGATGAAAAAACGGCGCAAGGATCGGGCGGGATACCTGCCCTGCAACCCTATATGTCTACACAAGCTTCCGGAATCAAGCCGATGCCGCTGGTTTCGGTCGCCGTGAACCAATCGGTTCCCGTTCGTGATATTCTTTTCGAATTGGCTGAGCAGGCGGAATATGATATCGAGCTTGACCCCAACATCAAGGGATCGATTATCTTTACGGCGCGTAACCGTCCTTTTGACGAAGTGGTGGGGAAGATCTCGGACATAGCCGGTCTGCGATACAAATTCAGAGATGACAGTCTCCGGGTTGAGTTGGATACGCCATACAACAAAACTTACAAGATGGATTATCTGAGCTATATGCGGAAGAACTCCAGTTCGGTCAGTACCAATGTTTCGGTGGTTTCGGGCGAGGGTGCCGATACGGGGTCCGTTTTTACCGCTTCATCCGAGAGTCTGGCCGATTTCTGGGCGGAACTTGAATTGAATATGACCCAGATGCTGGGCGGCGGAACGACGGGCGGCTTGAAAACGAAGGCTGATCCGCGGATTACCGCCGTTGAACAGAATCCAGAGGTGCAGGCTGTGGCGCCTGCACCCAAGGAGGGTGAGAAGGGCGAAGTGCAGGTACAGCCTCCGCAGGCTGTCCTTAAAGTTGAATCTCTTCCGGTGGATGACGGTGCACAAGGAGGCGGCAAGGATGATGAGGATGGTCCGGTCTCCACATTCACGCTGAACAAGCAGGCTGGAATCATCAATGTGTTCGCTACGGAAAAGCAGCATAAGGAAGTTGCCGAATATCTGACAATTTTGCGGCGGGCCGTTTCCTCGCAGGTCTTGATCGAAGCCAAGATTTTTGAAGTCAACCTGTCCGATGAATATATCACAGGGATCGATTGGGGCGTTCTTGGCCTCTCCAGCGGAGAGGGATCTCTTGCGTTCATGAATCAGGCGGGAAGGACTTCGATCAATACACTCCTTTCTTCTGGTTCCGGCTTTTTTACACCCGCTACAGGCTCTGCAATCGGAACGACCGCTAACGTTACTCTGGGGTATGTCGGGAATGATATTCAGGCTTTGCTTCAGGCGATCTCCGGGTTTGGAACTGTCCGCGCTCTTGCCAGTCCGCGGTTGACGGTTGTTAATAATCAATCCGCTGTCCTGAACGTGGCGACCAACCAGGTGTATTTCGAAATCGATATCGACTCGACGACCGATGAAGGGGTTACGACTGTTGAGGTGGATTCAGAAATCAAGAGCGTCCCCGAGGGTGTCCTTGTCAATGTCATTCCCTCCATTGATCTTGAGAGGGGGACGATTTCCCTGGCGTTGCGTCCAACCGTTACCCGCATTGTGGATACGGTTGACGATCCGGCCGTCGGCTTCGTTGCGGCTTCCATCCCCGGTGCTGAAAGTGTTGTCTCCGAAATTCCTGAACTCAACGTTCAGGAGATCGATACCGTGGTCAAGGTGCGTTCCGGGCAGCCGATCGTTATGGGTGGCTTGCTGCAGGACAGAGCGGTCAACGATCAGGAATCGGTGCCTGTGCTTGGAGAAACGCCCGTTATCGGCAGCCTGTTCAGAAAAAAAGCTGATTTGGTCCAGAAGACGGAGTTGGTCATTTTCCTGAAGGCAACGATTCTTGAGCAGCCGGAAGACAGCATCGACGATGTTGACCGTGACCTCTACAAGGCGTTTTCGGGAGACCGCCGTCCGTTCAAGCTTTGA
- a CDS encoding PilT/PilU family type 4a pilus ATPase: MNETRAADMYLTVGFPPTLRGDKSLIKLSEDLLSPDDINDILNSMLTNRQKRDFEAHLELNTALDMGQHGRYRINVMRQRQFPALVIRRITSEIPSFADLRLPKILETLAMEKRGLLLVTGMTGSGKSTTLAAMIDQRNRNSQGHIITIEDPIEFFHEHKGCVVTQREVGVDTESFATAMKNSLRQRPDVILVGEVRDRAVMEQALSIAETGHLCLATIHTNNSYQAIERIVNLFPEDYHNQIRLNLSMNLKGIISQRLLPSTGKGMAPAIEVMLNQGLVRELILKGEIGKIHDVMEQNNSIGMCTFDQSLMKLFQDGLITEDTAISNSDKPSDMKIKVQQYKLVNSSKGSKNALDAVDTSLISFSD; the protein is encoded by the coding sequence ATGAACGAAACCCGTGCGGCGGATATGTACCTCACGGTCGGGTTTCCGCCAACGCTGCGCGGGGATAAATCTCTTATAAAGCTCTCTGAAGATCTTCTGTCTCCTGACGATATCAACGATATCCTGAACTCCATGCTGACGAACCGCCAGAAGCGGGATTTCGAGGCGCATCTGGAATTGAATACTGCCCTCGATATGGGGCAGCATGGGCGCTACCGGATCAACGTCATGCGTCAAAGGCAGTTTCCGGCGCTTGTGATTCGCAGAATTACTTCTGAAATCCCCAGCTTCGCCGATCTGCGTTTACCGAAAATCCTGGAGACGCTGGCGATGGAAAAGCGCGGGCTGCTGCTGGTAACCGGGATGACCGGCTCGGGTAAATCTACCACATTGGCCGCGATGATCGACCAGCGGAACCGCAATAGCCAAGGGCATATCATCACCATTGAAGATCCCATCGAATTTTTTCATGAGCATAAGGGCTGTGTTGTCACACAACGCGAGGTCGGGGTTGATACTGAATCCTTTGCCACGGCTATGAAAAACTCCCTCCGGCAGCGGCCTGACGTGATCCTCGTCGGGGAGGTGCGCGACCGCGCCGTGATGGAGCAGGCGTTGTCAATCGCGGAAACGGGGCATCTGTGTCTGGCCACCATCCACACCAACAACTCCTATCAGGCGATCGAGCGGATCGTGAACCTGTTTCCCGAGGATTATCATAACCAAATCCGGCTCAATCTCTCCATGAACCTCAAGGGGATCATTTCCCAGCGGCTGCTGCCCAGCACGGGGAAGGGGATGGCGCCGGCGATTGAAGTCATGCTCAATCAAGGGTTGGTCCGCGAACTGATCCTTAAAGGCGAGATCGGAAAGATTCACGATGTCATGGAGCAGAATAATTCCATCGGTATGTGTACCTTCGACCAGTCCCTGATGAAGCTGTTCCAGGACGGCTTGATTACCGAAGATACGGCGATTTCAAACTCCGACAAACCTTCGGATATGAAGATCAAGGTCCAGCAGTACAAGCTGGTCAATAGCTCCAAGGGTAGCAAGAACGCCCTGGACGCGGTCGATACGTCCCTGATCTCCTTCAGCGATTAA
- a CDS encoding type IV pilus twitching motility protein PilT — translation MDLTQLLAFTMQNKASDLHLSAGSPPIIRVSGLMKRVKSDALGSDDIRTMLYSIMAEDQRAEYEKNMELDFAIALGEKARFRVNAFTTRLGAAAVFRTIPTEIPTMEQLDLPPVMRRFAELEKGIILITGPTGSGKSTTLASMINHINLHHAKHILTIEDPVEFFHTSKKSLINHREVGTDTRSFARALKSSLREDPDVILVGEMRDHETISLALTAAETGHLVFGTLHANSASKTIDRIIDVFPSGDKEMVRAMLASSIQGVIAQTLLRRAEGGGRVGVYEILVGTSAVRNLIRENQIPQMYSMMQTGSRYGMVTMEDAVKSLLEAGIIGKDEARRAVLKSTDAEEGPDENYAAGALGGRKIVDDEMEQEYDIVPQKKSSGRTGSGEKSGEEGYSF, via the coding sequence TTGGATCTCACACAGCTACTCGCGTTCACAATGCAAAATAAAGCCTCCGACCTTCATTTGAGCGCCGGAAGCCCCCCGATCATCCGCGTCAGCGGACTGATGAAGCGTGTCAAGTCCGATGCCTTGGGCAGCGATGATATCCGCACGATGCTTTATTCGATCATGGCGGAAGACCAGCGGGCAGAATACGAAAAGAATATGGAACTGGACTTCGCCATCGCTTTGGGCGAGAAGGCGCGTTTCCGGGTGAACGCCTTTACGACGCGCCTTGGTGCTGCCGCCGTTTTCCGGACCATTCCCACGGAAATTCCGACGATGGAGCAGCTAGACCTACCGCCCGTCATGCGTCGTTTTGCCGAATTGGAGAAGGGGATCATCCTGATTACCGGTCCGACGGGGTCCGGTAAATCGACGACCCTTGCATCTATGATCAATCATATCAACCTCCACCACGCCAAGCATATTCTGACGATTGAAGACCCCGTGGAGTTTTTTCACACATCCAAGAAATCTCTGATCAACCACCGCGAGGTCGGCACGGATACACGGTCATTTGCGCGTGCGCTGAAAAGCTCGCTGCGGGAAGACCCGGACGTGATCCTGGTGGGGGAGATGCGCGATCATGAAACGATTTCCCTTGCCCTGACCGCCGCAGAAACCGGACACTTGGTGTTCGGGACTCTGCACGCGAACTCTGCGTCCAAGACCATTGACCGTATCATCGACGTGTTTCCGTCCGGCGATAAGGAGATGGTTAGGGCCATGTTAGCCAGTTCGATTCAGGGCGTTATCGCCCAGACCCTTTTACGCCGTGCTGAAGGCGGGGGCCGGGTCGGCGTTTATGAAATTCTGGTGGGTACCAGCGCTGTTCGAAACCTGATTCGCGAGAACCAGATTCCGCAAATGTATTCCATGATGCAGACCGGGTCGCGTTACGGGATGGTGACGATGGAAGACGCCGTGAAAAGCCTTCTGGAGGCCGGGATCATCGGCAAGGACGAGGCCCGCAGGGCCGTGCTCAAGAGTACCGATGCCGAGGAAGGCCCGGATGAGAATTACGCCGCCGGCGCTCTGGGTGGACGCAAGATTGTCGATGACGAGATGGAGCAGGAATACGATATCGTTCCGCAAAAGAAATCGTCGGGCCGGACAGGTTCCGGTGAAAAATCAGGTGAAGAAGGGTATTCGTTTTGA
- a CDS encoding prepilin peptidase yields the protein MNIPDVLAVVVLGLVFGSFSTALVYRVPRKKDWVSARSACTKCKAKLGFLDLIPVLSWLLSKGACRHCGAMVSPIYPLIEILVAALCLVVYRFFGLSGEGIFLMALVPVLVSLTVIDFQRMILPNQLLFVCFVLGLVRLIYFSFSGQFHTFAELFLPYLLAAFFYVVLSLALRYIISMARGREALGWGDIKLFFIIGFWLGIEWMPVLFIIAGASGVFLALFWRIVIRKREFPFGPPLIIALFSLLLLQGPILK from the coding sequence ATGAATATCCCCGATGTCCTTGCAGTCGTTGTTTTAGGTCTGGTTTTCGGGAGTTTCAGCACCGCGCTGGTTTACAGGGTGCCTCGAAAGAAGGATTGGGTTTCTGCGCGGTCGGCCTGCACGAAATGTAAAGCCAAGCTTGGTTTTTTGGATCTCATTCCGGTTCTTTCCTGGTTGTTGTCGAAGGGGGCGTGTCGCCATTGCGGGGCGATGGTTTCGCCGATTTATCCTCTGATTGAAATTCTCGTGGCGGCACTCTGTCTGGTGGTTTACAGGTTTTTTGGCCTAAGCGGGGAGGGGATATTTCTTATGGCTCTGGTTCCCGTTCTGGTGTCCCTTACGGTCATCGATTTTCAGCGAATGATTCTTCCCAATCAGCTGCTGTTCGTCTGTTTTGTTCTCGGTTTGGTGCGGCTCATCTATTTTTCGTTTTCGGGACAGTTTCATACTTTTGCCGAGCTTTTTTTACCCTATCTTCTGGCTGCTTTTTTTTATGTCGTCCTTTCTCTTGCCCTGCGTTATATCATCTCCATGGCCCGAGGCCGGGAGGCTCTCGGCTGGGGCGACATTAAGCTTTTCTTCATTATAGGCTTCTGGTTGGGGATCGAATGGATGCCTGTGCTTTTCATCATCGCGGGCGCGTCGGGCGTTTTTCTGGCCTTGTTCTGGCGTATTGTCATAAGAAAAAGAGAGTTTCCGTTCGGTCCGCCGTTAATCATTGCTTTATTTTCTCTTCTTTTGTTGCAAGGACCGATTCTTAAATGA
- a CDS encoding tetratricopeptide repeat protein translates to MKKLRFSSRPLKVSLVALVVASSGLSTLYSPSAYGQDVSVVVDDGESIPSEAGLASPDPGAQPPVDAAVQGENVILPEASPEDEAAAISGPSAVHSGVDLEADPDAFFDAEQLVPQGEMSKQGPKRVNPSLQPASKLITVRKNAGQDSTTAQLVSAERAMSLGLYDSALEMFDSLYVKNKRDPRVLMGRAVALQNLGHFEDAMRMYEELSTLDSRNIDVKVNMLGLLSTKYPAIALRRLVDLREEHPSHAGIVAQLAVTEASVGDFESALKHLGMAASMEPQNANHLYNMAVITDRAGQTSQAVSYYEQALEVDSIYGSGRSIPREAVYERLANIR, encoded by the coding sequence ATGAAAAAGTTGCGTTTCTCTTCTCGCCCCCTGAAAGTTTCGCTGGTTGCGCTTGTCGTTGCCTCTTCAGGTCTTAGCACTCTTTATTCCCCAAGCGCCTATGGGCAGGATGTTTCGGTTGTTGTCGATGACGGGGAGAGCATCCCCTCGGAAGCAGGGCTGGCCTCGCCGGATCCCGGCGCTCAGCCTCCTGTTGATGCGGCGGTTCAGGGCGAAAATGTGATTTTACCTGAGGCGAGTCCCGAGGATGAGGCCGCAGCCATTTCCGGGCCTTCGGCAGTTCATTCCGGCGTTGATCTGGAAGCTGATCCTGATGCGTTTTTTGATGCTGAACAGCTGGTTCCCCAGGGGGAAATGAGCAAGCAGGGGCCAAAGCGTGTCAATCCGAGTTTGCAGCCTGCGTCAAAGCTAATCACTGTCCGTAAGAATGCCGGACAAGACAGTACCACGGCCCAACTGGTTTCTGCCGAGCGGGCGATGTCCCTCGGGCTTTATGATTCAGCGCTGGAGATGTTCGATAGTCTGTATGTCAAGAATAAGCGTGATCCAAGGGTTCTTATGGGTCGCGCCGTGGCGCTGCAGAATCTTGGGCATTTTGAGGATGCGATGCGGATGTACGAGGAACTTTCTACGCTCGATTCCCGGAATATCGACGTCAAGGTTAATATGCTTGGTCTTCTCTCCACGAAGTATCCGGCTATCGCTTTGCGGCGGCTTGTGGATTTGCGCGAGGAGCATCCCAGCCATGCGGGTATTGTTGCACAGCTTGCCGTGACCGAAGCCAGTGTCGGGGATTTTGAATCCGCCCTCAAGCATTTGGGCATGGCGGCCAGTATGGAACCTCAGAATGCCAACCATCTTTATAATATGGCGGTGATTACCGACCGGGCGGGGCAGACCTCTCAGGCTGTGAGCTATTACGAGCAGGCTCTTGAGGTTGATTCGATCTATGGCTCCGGGCGCTCCATTCCCCGCGAGGCCGTTTACGAGAGGCTGGCCAATATCCGCTGA
- a CDS encoding ABC transporter ATP-binding protein has translation MTEHSLDIRGLCVSFSGTKVLDAIDLDIRRGETFGLMGLNGAGKTTAIKCILGLREQDSGEILINGKDKSDNESKAMLAYLPEKFEPPWFLTGMEFLHFCLSLYNRTMSDQAILEATEGLALDPKALRRKMNTYSKGMRQKLGILGTLLTECSLFILDEPMSGLDPRARALVKKMITDIKHKDRTIFLSSHILSDMDEICDRVAVLHDSKILFVGTPQEMKVQTKAQNLEQAFLDYVEKRKAA, from the coding sequence ATGACCGAACATTCTCTTGATATTCGAGGGTTGTGTGTTTCCTTTTCGGGCACAAAGGTTCTTGACGCCATCGATCTTGATATCCGCAGGGGGGAAACCTTTGGTCTGATGGGGCTTAACGGTGCGGGGAAGACGACAGCCATCAAGTGCATTTTGGGTCTGCGTGAGCAGGATTCCGGCGAAATTCTGATCAACGGTAAGGACAAGTCGGATAACGAAAGCAAGGCTATGCTGGCCTATTTGCCTGAGAAATTCGAGCCGCCGTGGTTTTTGACGGGAATGGAGTTTCTTCATTTTTGCCTTAGCCTCTATAACCGCACGATGAGCGATCAGGCTATTCTTGAGGCTACGGAGGGGCTTGCCCTTGATCCCAAAGCGTTGAGGCGGAAAATGAACACCTATTCCAAGGGGATGCGCCAGAAGCTCGGGATTCTGGGGACATTGCTTACGGAATGCTCACTGTTCATTCTGGATGAGCCGATGAGCGGGCTTGATCCGCGGGCGCGGGCGCTGGTCAAAAAAATGATTACGGATATAAAGCACAAGGACCGTACCATCTTTTTGAGTTCCCATATTCTTTCTGATATGGATGAGATCTGTGATCGTGTGGCCGTCCTGCATGATTCCAAAATCCTTTTCGTCGGGACACCGCAAGAGATGAAAGTGCAGACGAAAGCGCAAAATCTTGAGCAGGCCTTTCTTGATTATGTTGAGAAAAGGAAAGCTGCGTGA